From one Citrobacter sp. Marseille-Q6884 genomic stretch:
- the ptrR gene encoding putrescine utilization regulator PtrR produces the protein MDLTQLEMFNAVAETGSITQAAAKVNRVPSNLTTRIRQLEADLGVDLFIRENQRLRLSPSGHNFLRYSQRILALVEEARMVVAGDEPQGLFSLGSLESTAAVRIPATLAEYNQRYPKIQFALATGPSGTMLDGVLDGTLNAAFADGPITHPGLEGIPVYREEMMIVTPHGHPPIQRASDVNGCSIYAFRANCSYRRHFESWFHADRAMPGTIHEMESYHGMLACVIAGAGIALIPRSMLESMPGHHQVNAWPLSENWRWLNTWLVWRRGAMTRQLEAFIEVLNPLLPPDAD, from the coding sequence ATGGATCTGACGCAACTGGAAATGTTCAATGCTGTTGCCGAAACCGGCAGCATTACGCAGGCGGCGGCAAAGGTGAACCGTGTGCCATCCAACCTCACGACGCGCATTCGCCAGCTTGAAGCCGACCTGGGCGTCGATCTGTTTATTCGTGAGAATCAACGCCTGAGACTTTCCCCGTCCGGGCACAATTTTCTGCGCTACAGCCAGCGGATCCTCGCACTGGTAGAAGAAGCAAGAATGGTCGTCGCCGGCGATGAGCCGCAAGGCCTGTTCTCCCTCGGGTCGCTTGAAAGTACCGCGGCGGTTCGCATACCCGCCACACTGGCTGAATATAATCAGCGTTATCCCAAAATCCAGTTTGCGCTGGCAACCGGCCCTTCAGGCACGATGCTGGACGGCGTGCTGGACGGAACCCTGAATGCCGCGTTTGCTGATGGCCCTATTACTCATCCCGGGCTTGAAGGAATACCGGTTTACCGTGAGGAAATGATGATTGTCACTCCGCACGGGCACCCGCCTATACAGCGGGCCAGTGACGTCAATGGCTGCAGTATTTACGCGTTCCGCGCTAACTGTTCTTATCGCCGCCATTTTGAAAGCTGGTTCCATGCCGATCGCGCCATGCCGGGCACGATTCATGAAATGGAGTCTTATCACGGTATGCTTGCCTGCGTGATTGCCGGCGCGGGTATCGCACTCATCCCACGCTCGATGCTCGAGAGCATGCCGGGGCATCATCAGGTTAACGCCTGGCCGCTGAGCGAAAACTGGCGTTGGTTAAACACCTGGCTTGTCTGGCGACGCGGCGCTATGACGCGACAGCTTGAGGCATTTATTGAAGTGCTCAACCCATTATTGCCGCCTGACGCGGATTAA
- a CDS encoding sugar transporter: MTSNTVSRKVAWLRVVTLAIAAFIFNTTEFVPVGLLSDIAQSFHMQTAQVGIMLTIYAWVVALMSLPFMLLTSQVERRKLLICLFVLFIASHVLSFLAWNFTVLVISRIGIAFAHAIFWSITASLAIRLAPAGKRAQALSLLATGTALAMVLGLPIGRIVGQYFGWRTTFFAIGMGALLTLFCLIKLLPKLPSEHSGSLKSLPLLFRRPALMSLYLLTVIVVTAHYTAYSYIEPFVQTVAGLSANFATVLLLVLGGAGIIGSLIFGKLGNQHASALIGCAIAVLTACLMLLLSAADSEMHLAVLSIFWGIAIMVIGLGMQVKVLALAPDATDVAMALFSGIFNIGIGAGALVGNQVSLHWSMSAIGYVGALPAVVALIWSVIIFRKWPVTLEEQPQ; encoded by the coding sequence ATGACGTCAAACACTGTTTCCCGCAAGGTCGCGTGGCTGCGGGTCGTTACGCTTGCCATTGCCGCTTTCATTTTTAATACCACGGAGTTTGTCCCTGTCGGTTTGCTGTCTGACATCGCGCAAAGCTTCCATATGCAGACGGCTCAGGTCGGGATCATGCTCACGATCTATGCCTGGGTTGTTGCCCTGATGTCGTTACCCTTTATGCTGCTGACCAGCCAGGTCGAGCGGCGCAAGCTGCTGATTTGCCTTTTCGTTCTGTTCATTGCCAGCCATGTCCTCTCTTTCCTGGCCTGGAACTTTACCGTGCTGGTTATCAGTCGTATCGGCATTGCTTTTGCCCATGCCATTTTCTGGTCGATTACCGCATCACTGGCGATCCGACTGGCACCTGCCGGTAAGCGTGCGCAAGCGCTGAGCCTGCTCGCTACCGGAACCGCACTGGCGATGGTATTAGGGCTGCCGATTGGGCGTATCGTGGGTCAGTACTTTGGCTGGCGAACCACCTTTTTCGCCATCGGTATGGGGGCGCTCCTTACCCTGTTCTGCCTGATTAAACTGTTGCCGAAACTGCCAAGCGAACACTCCGGTTCATTAAAGAGCCTGCCGCTATTGTTCCGTCGTCCCGCATTGATGAGCCTCTATCTGTTGACGGTTATTGTGGTCACCGCACACTACACTGCCTACAGCTACATCGAGCCATTTGTTCAGACGGTCGCAGGGTTAAGTGCCAATTTTGCCACCGTGCTCCTGCTGGTCCTTGGCGGAGCGGGAATTATCGGCAGCCTCATTTTTGGCAAGCTGGGAAATCAGCATGCCTCTGCGCTGATCGGTTGCGCCATTGCCGTGTTGACGGCGTGTCTGATGCTGCTTCTTTCCGCTGCTGACAGTGAAATGCACCTTGCCGTACTCAGCATTTTCTGGGGTATTGCCATCATGGTGATCGGACTGGGGATGCAGGTGAAAGTGCTGGCATTAGCGCCGGATGCCACTGACGTCGCGATGGCGCTGTTCTCGGGTATCTTTAATATTGGGATCGGTGCGGGTGCGCTGGTGGGAAATCAGGTGAGTTTGCACTGGTCAATGTCTGCGATTGGTTATGTCGGCGCGCTACCGGCCGTTGTTGCGCTGATATGGTCGGTCATTATCTTTCGCAAATGGCCTGTCACGCTGGAAGAACAACCTCAGTAA
- a CDS encoding MarC family NAAT transporter produces MMDLFKAIGLGLVVLLPLANPLTTVALFLGLAGNMNSAERNHQSLMASVYVFAIMMVAYYAGQLVMNTFGISIPGLRIAGGLIVAFIGFRMLFPQQKAHESPEARSKSEELEDEPTANIAFVPLAMPSTAGPGTIAMIISSASAVRHGSEFPDWVIMVAPPIIFALVGVILWGCLRSSGGIMRLVGKGGIEAISRLMGFLLVCMGVQFIINGVLEIIQTYN; encoded by the coding sequence ATGATGGACTTGTTTAAAGCAATAGGACTGGGGCTGGTGGTCCTGTTACCGTTGGCAAACCCGTTAACCACCGTGGCGTTGTTCCTTGGCCTGGCTGGCAATATGAACAGTGCAGAGCGCAATCATCAGTCACTGATGGCGTCTGTTTACGTGTTTGCCATTATGATGGTGGCGTACTATGCCGGGCAGTTGGTAATGAATACCTTCGGGATTTCGATTCCCGGATTGCGTATTGCGGGCGGATTGATCGTTGCGTTTATTGGTTTCAGAATGCTGTTTCCGCAGCAAAAAGCGCATGAGTCACCGGAAGCGAGAAGTAAATCAGAAGAGCTGGAAGATGAACCGACGGCCAATATAGCGTTTGTCCCGCTGGCGATGCCAAGCACTGCCGGCCCGGGTACGATTGCTATGATCATCAGTTCGGCCTCCGCTGTACGTCATGGCTCTGAATTTCCTGACTGGGTTATCATGGTCGCACCGCCGATCATTTTTGCGCTCGTCGGGGTTATTTTGTGGGGATGTCTGCGCAGTTCTGGCGGGATCATGCGCCTGGTCGGTAAAGGCGGTATTGAAGCGATTTCCCGCCTGATGGGGTTCTTGCTGGTGTGTATGGGCGTGCAGTTTATTATTAACGGCGTGCTTGAAATCATTCAGACCTACAATTAA